A single region of the Streptomyces caelestis genome encodes:
- the nadA gene encoding quinolinate synthase NadA: protein MTTAQTQELDVQPTPLALLLLGREADPRSERGVECPGDLPSPSDPDLVERARKAKEKLGDKVFVLGHHYQRDEVIQFADVTGDSFKLARDAAARPEAEYIVFCGVHFMAESADILTSDDQKVVLPDLAAGCSMADMATAEQVAECWDVLTEAGIAEQVVPVSYMNSSADIKAFTGKHGGTICTSSNAKRALDWAFEQGEKVLFLPDQHLGRNTAVRDMGMSLDDCVLYNPHKPNGGLTADELRAAKMILWRGHCSVHGRFSLDSVNDVRERIPGVNVLVHPECKHEVVAAADYVGSTEYIIKALEAAPAGSKWAIGTELNLVRRLANRFAPEGKEIVFLDKTVCFCSTMNRIDLPHLVWTLESLAEGNLVNRIEVDKETEAFAKLALERMLALP from the coding sequence GTGACCACCGCCCAGACCCAGGAGCTCGACGTACAGCCGACGCCCCTCGCCCTGCTGCTCCTCGGCCGTGAGGCCGACCCCAGGAGCGAGCGCGGCGTGGAGTGTCCCGGCGACCTGCCCTCGCCGTCCGACCCGGACCTGGTGGAGCGCGCCCGCAAGGCGAAGGAGAAGCTCGGGGACAAGGTCTTCGTGCTCGGCCACCACTACCAGCGCGACGAGGTCATCCAGTTCGCCGACGTCACGGGGGACTCCTTCAAGTTGGCCCGGGACGCGGCGGCGCGCCCGGAGGCCGAGTACATCGTGTTCTGCGGTGTGCACTTCATGGCGGAGTCCGCGGACATCCTGACGTCCGACGACCAGAAGGTCGTCCTGCCCGACCTCGCAGCCGGCTGCTCGATGGCCGACATGGCGACGGCCGAGCAGGTCGCCGAGTGCTGGGACGTGCTGACCGAGGCCGGCATAGCCGAGCAGGTCGTGCCCGTCTCGTACATGAACTCGTCCGCCGACATCAAGGCGTTCACGGGCAAGCACGGCGGCACGATCTGCACGTCGTCCAACGCCAAGCGCGCCCTGGACTGGGCCTTCGAGCAGGGCGAGAAGGTGCTCTTCCTGCCGGACCAGCACCTCGGGCGGAACACGGCGGTGCGGGACATGGGCATGTCCCTGGACGACTGCGTGCTCTACAACCCGCACAAGCCGAACGGCGGGCTGACGGCGGACGAGCTGCGCGCCGCGAAGATGATCCTGTGGCGCGGCCACTGCTCGGTGCACGGCCGCTTCAGCCTGGACTCGGTGAACGACGTGCGCGAGCGCATCCCGGGCGTGAACGTCCTGGTCCACCCCGAGTGCAAGCACGAGGTCGTGGCCGCGGCGGACTACGTCGGCTCGACGGAGTACATCATCAAGGCCCTGGAGGCCGCGCCGGCCGGCTCCAAGTGGGCCATCGGTACGGAGCTGAACCTGGTCCGCCGCCTGGCGAACCGCTTCGCGCCGGAGGGCAAGGAGATCGTCTTCCTCGACAAGACGGTCTGCTTCTGCTCGACCATGAACCGCATCGACCTCCCCCACCTGGTCTGGACCCTGGAGTCGCTGGCCGAGGGCAACCTGGTCAACCGCATCGAGGTGGACAAGGAGACGGAGGCGTTCGCGAAGCTGGCCCTGGAGCGGATGCTGGCCCTGCCGTAA